Proteins encoded together in one Neobacillus sp. FSL H8-0543 window:
- a CDS encoding SDR family NAD(P)-dependent oxidoreductase, producing the protein MRFSQTIALVTGAGSGIGKATALRLASEGAKVILVGRTKAKLEETANEINRLVKIPLAEVFPADITDAEDVRELAEYVEEQYGDLHVLINNAGGSSNTKILTMSEQEWDYVQDVNLKSVFLVSKALGKIMSEAAKREERNRAIVNVASLSGHQAGAEIPHYSAAKAGVINFTKALALEMSQFGIRVNSVSPGFAETALTEQGLQNDKFVKAIQRNTAIGRVGRPEEIANVIVFAASSEASYMTGSDLLVDGGWLIK; encoded by the coding sequence ATGAGATTCTCACAGACAATTGCTTTAGTAACGGGGGCGGGCAGTGGCATTGGCAAAGCAACAGCCCTTCGTCTTGCAAGTGAGGGGGCAAAGGTCATCTTAGTTGGTAGGACAAAAGCAAAATTGGAGGAAACAGCTAACGAAATTAATCGCCTAGTAAAAATACCGTTGGCCGAAGTATTCCCAGCTGATATTACCGATGCAGAGGATGTCAGAGAACTGGCAGAGTATGTGGAGGAACAATACGGTGATTTGCATGTTCTAATCAACAATGCAGGTGGCTCGTCAAATACAAAAATTTTAACAATGTCTGAACAGGAATGGGATTATGTTCAAGATGTGAATTTAAAAAGTGTTTTCCTTGTATCGAAAGCCCTTGGGAAAATCATGTCCGAAGCAGCAAAACGGGAGGAACGCAACAGAGCAATTGTAAATGTTGCTTCCCTTTCTGGACACCAGGCGGGTGCAGAAATCCCTCATTATAGCGCCGCTAAAGCAGGTGTAATTAATTTTACCAAAGCGCTTGCGTTGGAGATGTCACAGTTTGGCATTCGCGTTAATTCGGTATCACCTGGATTTGCTGAAACAGCTTTAACCGAACAAGGCTTGCAAAATGATAAATTTGTTAAAGCCATACAAAGGAATACGGCAATTGGGAGGGTTGGAAGACCAGAAGAAATTGCTAATGTAATTGTTTTTGCTGCTTCGAGTGAAGCCTCGTATATGACAGGATCGGATCTACTTGTGGATGGCGGCTGGCTAATTAAATAA
- a CDS encoding NADPH:quinone oxidoreductase family protein, translated as MKAVQLTEFGGPEVLNVVEIEKPTPTGHEVLIEIKAIGVNYADTARREGQYVIKTPLPFIPGAEIAGVVVEVGDKVTTVKPGARVVTLIESAGYAEYAVTDERTLIPLPEQLDFHHAVALPLQGLSAYHILKTMGRLEKGESVLVHAAAGGVGTIAVQLAKLFGAGQVIATASSDEKLELAREMGADVLINYTEPNWEQQVLEATGGRGVNIALEMVGGEVFTKTLKCLATFGRLVIFGAASGEPSRLYPASLMGRNQSVIGFFLPQIMRKPELLQPSLVELLTYLGEGKLKLTIGGVFPLEEAANVHRLLQSRKTKGKLILEP; from the coding sequence ATGAAAGCGGTTCAATTAACTGAATTTGGTGGACCAGAAGTGCTAAATGTAGTCGAAATAGAGAAACCAACACCAACGGGCCATGAGGTCTTAATTGAAATTAAGGCGATTGGTGTGAATTATGCGGACACAGCACGAAGAGAGGGACAATACGTTATTAAGACGCCACTCCCTTTCATACCAGGCGCTGAGATAGCAGGGGTTGTTGTAGAAGTAGGGGACAAAGTAACGACAGTAAAGCCTGGTGCAAGGGTTGTCACGCTTATTGAATCGGCCGGGTACGCGGAATATGCGGTAACAGATGAACGAACGCTCATCCCACTGCCAGAGCAATTAGATTTTCATCATGCAGTTGCCTTACCACTTCAAGGGTTAAGTGCCTATCATATTTTGAAAACAATGGGGCGTTTGGAAAAAGGAGAAAGTGTTCTCGTACATGCTGCAGCTGGTGGGGTCGGTACTATTGCGGTTCAACTAGCAAAATTATTTGGCGCCGGACAAGTGATTGCAACGGCTAGTTCAGATGAAAAGTTAGAATTAGCACGTGAAATGGGTGCGGATGTCTTAATTAACTACACAGAGCCTAACTGGGAACAACAGGTTCTTGAGGCAACAGGTGGCAGAGGTGTTAATATTGCACTTGAAATGGTAGGCGGCGAGGTATTTACTAAAACATTAAAATGCCTGGCGACCTTCGGTAGACTTGTTATTTTCGGTGCTGCAAGCGGTGAACCAAGCCGATTATATCCAGCGTCACTCATGGGTAGAAATCAATCTGTTATCGGCTTTTTTCTACCACAAATTATGAGAAAGCCAGAATTACTTCAACCTAGTTTAGTAGAGTTACTAACCTATCTAGGAGAAGGAAAGTTAAAGCTCACCATTGGCGGCGTCTTCCCATTAGAAGAAGCAGCGAATGTTCACCGTTTATTGCAATCCAGAAAAACAAAAGGGAAACTAATCCTTGAGCCATAA
- a CDS encoding phosphotransferase family protein, translating into MPHQMSKDTIPVRKGEELNLSGLEKYLRTSIVNLPGNPLEVLQFSAGHSNLTYQIKIGDWEAVLRRPPLGPVAPKAHDMEREFKILSELNPVFSVAPKPLLFSNQLEILGSPFFIMERKKGVVLDTSFPEGIKVTKELCQQLSEVMVDKLAELHSLDYRGTGLAAISKPEGFLERQVHSWIGRYERAKTDEIDAVNTLKKWLADHLPMQQKAAVIHYDYKFNNAMFNENLSDMVGLFDWEMTTVGDPLADLGVALGYWNQADDPVHLKQGLGQESITVQEGFFTRNQFIERYAKKSGRDVTNMNFYLTFAYFKLAVICQQIYFRYKKGQTNDPRFANLNYKVKTLIEHATKVAYGEL; encoded by the coding sequence ATGCCTCATCAGATGAGTAAGGATACGATCCCCGTTCGAAAAGGGGAAGAATTGAATCTATCAGGTCTAGAGAAATATTTACGTACCAGCATTGTAAATCTGCCTGGAAACCCTCTTGAAGTTCTACAATTTTCTGCTGGACACTCCAATTTAACCTATCAAATTAAAATAGGAGATTGGGAGGCCGTGCTAAGACGTCCTCCATTAGGACCAGTTGCACCTAAAGCCCATGATATGGAAAGGGAGTTTAAGATACTTTCAGAACTTAACCCCGTATTCTCTGTAGCACCAAAACCATTGTTATTTTCGAATCAGTTGGAGATTTTGGGGAGTCCGTTTTTTATTATGGAAAGGAAAAAAGGTGTTGTGCTTGATACGTCATTTCCAGAAGGGATAAAGGTTACAAAAGAGCTTTGTCAGCAGTTATCAGAGGTTATGGTTGATAAGCTTGCTGAACTGCACTCCCTTGACTATAGGGGGACAGGTCTTGCTGCTATCAGTAAACCTGAGGGGTTTTTAGAAAGGCAGGTCCATAGCTGGATTGGCCGTTATGAACGAGCTAAAACGGATGAAATTGATGCTGTGAATACTTTGAAAAAATGGCTGGCAGATCATCTTCCAATGCAGCAGAAAGCTGCAGTCATTCACTATGACTATAAGTTCAATAATGCAATGTTTAACGAGAATTTGTCGGACATGGTTGGTTTATTTGATTGGGAAATGACAACCGTTGGGGATCCATTAGCAGACTTAGGGGTTGCTTTAGGGTATTGGAATCAAGCTGACGATCCAGTTCACTTGAAACAGGGACTTGGCCAGGAATCAATCACCGTTCAAGAAGGATTCTTTACAAGAAATCAATTTATTGAGCGATATGCAAAAAAGAGCGGCCGAGATGTCACCAACATGAACTTTTATTTAACCTTTGCTTATTTTAAATTGGCTGTAATCTGTCAACAAATCTATTTCCGTTATAAGAAAGGCCAAACCAATGATCCCCGATTTGCAAATTTAAATTATAAAGTAAAAACGCTAATAGAGCATGCAACAAAAGTTGCTTATGGTGAACTGTAA
- a CDS encoding response regulator transcription factor, whose product MNILVIEDNKSVCSMLEMFFAKEGIKGEFVNDGLEGYNRFKEGTWDALIVDWMLPGMDGVTICRKIREEKYTVPIIMLTAKDTESDQVLGLEMGADDYVTKPFSPLTLMARIKAVTRRVQTQVVHKTEDFLQTEHFKISKSTREVLVNGKSVTNLTPKEFDLLCYMAEHPKQVFSREQLLERVWGYQFYGDERTVDVHIKRLRKKVEPATQPFFHTVWGVGYKFDESTQADKN is encoded by the coding sequence TTGAATATATTAGTGATTGAAGATAATAAAAGTGTTTGTTCGATGCTTGAGATGTTTTTTGCAAAAGAGGGCATTAAGGGCGAGTTTGTGAATGATGGTTTAGAAGGGTATAACCGCTTTAAAGAGGGGACCTGGGACGCACTAATAGTAGATTGGATGCTACCGGGGATGGATGGAGTGACCATCTGCCGAAAAATTAGAGAAGAAAAGTATACGGTGCCGATTATTATGCTTACAGCAAAGGATACAGAATCTGATCAAGTGTTAGGGCTTGAAATGGGTGCAGACGATTATGTTACAAAACCGTTCAGCCCATTAACCTTAATGGCAAGAATTAAGGCAGTTACCCGTAGGGTCCAAACACAAGTGGTACATAAAACAGAAGATTTTCTGCAGACAGAACATTTTAAAATCAGTAAAAGTACGCGGGAAGTTCTCGTTAACGGAAAGTCTGTTACCAACCTTACTCCAAAGGAATTTGACCTTCTATGCTATATGGCTGAACACCCTAAGCAGGTGTTTTCAAGAGAGCAGCTCCTTGAACGGGTATGGGGATACCAGTTTTATGGAGATGAGCGGACGGTGGATGTTCATATTAAACGACTCCGAAAAAAAGTAGAACCAGCAACACAGCCCTTTTTTCACACTGTATGGGGAGTAGGATATAAGTTTGATGAATCGACTCAAGCAGATAAAAATTAG
- a CDS encoding thioesterase family protein, with product MHEIQISVRFGETDALGHINNTSYFIYLEEARIRFFEAIGYNMNTGDWKFILASTKCDFISQGYFNQLLTIKSYVSKIGTKSFQIDHDIIDTKTEQLIAKGNAVMVHFDFDLQKSEPLPDLLLEALDHHLVHP from the coding sequence ATGCACGAAATACAGATAAGTGTCCGTTTTGGAGAAACAGACGCTCTGGGTCATATAAATAATACGAGTTACTTTATCTACCTCGAAGAAGCAAGGATTCGCTTTTTTGAAGCGATTGGTTACAACATGAATACAGGGGATTGGAAATTTATTCTCGCTTCAACAAAATGTGATTTTATTAGTCAAGGATACTTTAATCAGTTGCTTACAATTAAAAGCTATGTATCGAAAATCGGGACAAAAAGCTTTCAAATTGACCACGATATCATTGATACGAAAACAGAACAACTTATCGCAAAGGGAAATGCTGTAATGGTTCACTTTGATTTTGATTTGCAAAAAAGTGAGCCGCTTCCGGATCTGTTATTAGAAGCTTTAGATCACCATCTCGTTCATCCCTGA
- a CDS encoding enoyl-CoA hydratase, which produces MRLAQEHLIIEKVGPVLAVTLNRPESLNAFSPEMIQGLTNSLRKIQNDPDVQVVVLSGAGRSFSAGGDVKTMGQASATQIYEHVGKLNELILTMKESEKPIIAAVHGFAAGAGVNLALACDLIVAAEDSKFALSFSQVGLVSDGGGSYFLPKLIGPHLAKQFFFSAEPIPAERLYQLGVINLLFPLEKLQEETTKLALKLAHGPGKAFGKQKKLIDHAMTASLEEILEQERLTQVLMVQTEDHVEGITAFKEKRQPAFKGK; this is translated from the coding sequence GTGAGATTAGCACAAGAACATTTAATTATTGAAAAAGTTGGACCGGTATTGGCGGTCACGTTAAATCGTCCTGAAAGTTTAAATGCCTTTAGTCCAGAAATGATCCAAGGATTAACCAATTCTCTTCGAAAAATTCAAAATGACCCAGATGTTCAAGTAGTAGTATTGTCTGGTGCAGGACGTTCCTTCAGTGCAGGAGGGGATGTAAAAACAATGGGGCAGGCCAGTGCTACACAAATTTATGAGCATGTCGGTAAATTAAACGAACTGATCCTAACAATGAAAGAATCAGAAAAGCCAATTATTGCAGCTGTCCATGGTTTTGCTGCAGGAGCGGGGGTTAATTTAGCACTAGCCTGTGACTTAATTGTCGCTGCAGAGGATAGTAAGTTTGCGCTTAGCTTTTCTCAAGTGGGTCTAGTATCTGATGGAGGCGGTTCTTATTTTCTACCAAAATTAATTGGACCACATTTAGCGAAACAATTCTTCTTTAGTGCAGAACCAATTCCTGCCGAGCGCCTCTATCAATTAGGAGTAATTAATTTGCTTTTTCCATTAGAAAAGCTACAGGAAGAAACAACCAAACTAGCACTTAAATTGGCTCATGGTCCAGGAAAAGCATTTGGAAAGCAGAAGAAATTAATTGACCATGCCATGACTGCATCGCTTGAAGAAATCCTCGAGCAGGAGCGTCTAACACAGGTATTAATGGTTCAAACGGAAGATCATGTCGAAGGAATCACTGCCTTCAAAGAAAAAAGACAACCAGCGTTTAAAGGGAAATAG